GCTCAGCTCTTTTTGCGGTCAATGGATAAAACATGGTAACTGGTATCCCGACAGAAAGGTCCGCCTCATCAGCCGCAAAAAAGGAAAATGGGGTGGGGTGAATCCGCACGATAAAATAGAAATGAATGAAGGCGCCACGCTGAAACAATTAAAGGGCGACATGCTGCATTATACTTACGACAGCATTGACCAGATAATGGAACAAACCAACAAGTTCACTACCATTCAGTCGAAGGCGATGTATGAAAGTGGAAAAAGAGCCAACCTGATAAAAATTGTCATAAACCCCTTTATCGCCTTTGTCTCTGGTTATATTTTCAAAGCCGGCTTTCTCGATGGCTACAATGGTTTTATAATTGCCCGTTATGCCTCACATGCTACCCTGGCCAAGTACGCCAAACTGTTGCACCTGCAGCGAAAAAACAAGGCCTGAGCCCCGCTGAATGCAGAAATTTAATATATAAAGCAGTAAAATTTTTCGTTGTAACTTTGCGCCGTAATTTATTTGCTATGGCAAGAGGAAGTTTACTCCCGGTTATATTGCTGCTGCTGATATTTTTTCTGCCTGCCGATTTGTCGGCTCAATGCTCCATTTGCACAAAAACGGCCCAACAATTAGGCGAAAGGCCTGCCAAGGCGCTCAATGCCGGGATTATTTACCTGGGGCTTACCCCATTTTTAATCATCGGGTATATTGGCTATCGCTGGTGGAAAGACAACAACAATTAAGCCGCCAACATTAAATGACGCGGTAATTCTTATAGGTGAACAGTTGTTTACCGGTTAATTTTTGAATAGCATACAACACCCTTTCCTTTATGGACATGTTGTTCTTAATGGGCTTGTAATCAAATACCCAGTCCTGGCTATTGATCCTGCTCTGCATTACTCCCGGGTGCGTTCCTTTAAATTGTTCCAGTACATCTATCTCGCTAAAGTCCCAGCCCTTTTTAAAACGTTCAGCCAGCTCATGCAGTTTAGCATCGTCGTGGTAACGCTTGGCCATTTCAATTACTTTCTTTGCCTGCTTCTCGGGGTTTCTTACAAAACTGTAATGGTAAATGGTTGCGTCGATCTGCTTCACATGCAGCTTCTCGCCTTTTTCTTCCAAAAAGTTATTGGGCTCATTGTACTTTCTAAAACCCTGCGAATCGCGGTAGGAGCGAATAGAAGGCAGGGGGCGGATAATGCGGATCTCTTTATTATGAAATCTTCTTGATGGACCGTAGTGTTTGTAATCACCAAAGAAATTGGTGAAATGAAATAAAAGCCCTTCCACACTTGAATCGTTCAGGTAATCGGCCATGGCTTTTTTGATGGCAGGGTAATCTTTTTCGTGGATCACCTCATCTGCCTGAATATGAAAGGCCCAGTCGCCTGTGCAATAATCCAGGCCAATGTTGGATTGCTGAGCGAAGATCAACCCTTTTTGCCGCGCTGTTTCGTCCCATACCGTATCAATGATCCTGATCTTGGGATTGTTCAGGCCAGCAACCGCTTCCCGGGTACCGTCGATAGAATCGCCTATTACCATAATAAACTCATCACAAAGCGGTAATACCGATTGTATGGACTCTATAAAAGGATAGTCATAGATAAACCCGTTTCTTATAAAGGAGAATGCGGTCACTTTCATGAATCAGTGGGATTTGGCCAAAAATACCCTGTTTTAGCACAAGGGCAAAATTTTTGAACCTTTTAAAATCAGGCGTATTGTGCAACCAGTTGATACAGATTGAACCGGTTTTCGAGATAAGCGTTTTTTATTTCGGTGTACAACGCCAGCCTGTTTATATCCTGCATGCGTTTATGTTGAATAAGATGCAGGGCGCGTTGTGTAAGCAGCTGAATATTTTTATCAATGTGATGAGGCCGTTGCTGGTGTTCGCCGATAGCCGTCATTATGGCGGAAATGCCTTTTCTTTCGTGCGCAATTGTTTTCAATACGGGAATATGGCGGTTCCCCATCGATGATATGCCCAGCAGATTTTTTACAAACTGGTCGGCGCCGGGACGGTCGGATTTATTTACAATAAACAGATCGGCTATCTCTAAAAGCCCGGCCTTCATGGTTTGAATATCATCACCAGCTTCGGGAACCAGCACCACCAGTGTCATATCGGCCAAGCCGGCAATTTCCACTTCGCTTTGTCCCACGCCTACTGTTTCAACCACAATAAAATCAAAAGGCGCGGCTTTCAGCAGTTCAGTGATCTCAATGATCTTTGGATGTAAACCACCCAGCGAACCGCGGGTAGCCAGCGACCGGATAAATACATTCGGATGAATATACCATTCGCTCATGCGAATACGATCGCCCAGTACAGCGCCCATATTAAATGGAGAAGAAGGATCAACACA
The Niastella koreensis GR20-10 genome window above contains:
- a CDS encoding glycosyltransferase family 2 protein, which encodes MTPLSVVIITYNEEKNIGRCLESVREVADEIIVVDSLSTDNTKAICASYNVKFIEQRFLGYIEQKNFALDSATHEYALSLDADECLTDELKKSILAEKQKGLTFDCYRMNRLSSFCGQWIKHGNWYPDRKVRLISRKKGKWGGVNPHDKIEMNEGATLKQLKGDMLHYTYDSIDQIMEQTNKFTTIQSKAMYESGKRANLIKIVINPFIAFVSGYIFKAGFLDGYNGFIIARYASHATLAKYAKLLHLQRKNKA
- a CDS encoding glycosyltransferase, whose product is MKVTAFSFIRNGFIYDYPFIESIQSVLPLCDEFIMVIGDSIDGTREAVAGLNNPKIRIIDTVWDETARQKGLIFAQQSNIGLDYCTGDWAFHIQADEVIHEKDYPAIKKAMADYLNDSSVEGLLFHFTNFFGDYKHYGPSRRFHNKEIRIIRPLPSIRSYRDSQGFRKYNEPNNFLEEKGEKLHVKQIDATIYHYSFVRNPEKQAKKVIEMAKRYHDDAKLHELAERFKKGWDFSEIDVLEQFKGTHPGVMQSRINSQDWVFDYKPIKNNMSIKERVLYAIQKLTGKQLFTYKNYRVI
- the meaB gene encoding methylmalonyl Co-A mutase-associated GTPase MeaB yields the protein MNWQLLLTQLQQGDMKAIARSISLVENETPGYETLLEALPARSVPIIGITGPPGAGKSTLTDAMIGEWVSQGKRVAVLCVDPSSPFNMGAVLGDRIRMSEWYIHPNVFIRSLATRGSLGGLHPKIIEITELLKAAPFDFIVVETVGVGQSEVEIAGLADMTLVVLVPEAGDDIQTMKAGLLEIADLFIVNKSDRPGADQFVKNLLGISSMGNRHIPVLKTIAHERKGISAIMTAIGEHQQRPHHIDKNIQLLTQRALHLIQHKRMQDINRLALYTEIKNAYLENRFNLYQLVAQYA